Proteins from one Planctomyces sp. SH-PL62 genomic window:
- the folD gene encoding bifunctional methylenetetrahydrofolate dehydrogenase/methenyltetrahydrofolate cyclohydrolase FolD: MPPVILDGKALAERIRGELAGEVAEFRDRTGIIPGLSVVLVGEDPASRVYVRNKENAVKAAGMNGDVVRLPAETTQEELLATVDRLNADPAVHGILVQLPLPRHLDSRSVIERVDPLKDVDGFHTMNVGLLAQGHPRFVPCTPLGIVELLKDSDVDTRGAHVVVLGRSQVVGKPVALLLLQKGVGADATVTVCHTGTKDPARFAREADILIVAMGQPELVKADWIKPHAVVIDVGIHRKADGKLCGDVDFAEAAQVAAKITPVPGGVGPMTVAMLLRNTLHAAELAAERRG, encoded by the coding sequence GTGCCCCCTGTGATCCTGGATGGGAAAGCCCTGGCAGAGCGGATTCGCGGCGAGTTGGCCGGCGAAGTGGCGGAGTTCCGGGACCGGACGGGGATCATCCCCGGACTTTCGGTCGTGCTCGTCGGCGAAGATCCGGCGAGTCGGGTCTACGTCCGCAACAAGGAGAACGCCGTCAAGGCCGCCGGCATGAACGGCGACGTCGTCCGGCTCCCGGCCGAGACGACCCAGGAGGAACTGCTCGCCACGGTCGACCGCCTCAACGCCGACCCCGCCGTCCACGGCATCCTGGTGCAGCTCCCGTTGCCCAGGCATCTGGATTCCCGATCGGTGATCGAGCGGGTCGACCCGCTGAAGGACGTCGACGGCTTCCACACGATGAACGTCGGCCTGCTGGCCCAGGGGCATCCCCGGTTCGTCCCGTGCACGCCGCTGGGGATCGTCGAACTGCTGAAGGATTCCGACGTCGACACCCGAGGGGCCCACGTCGTCGTGCTCGGTCGCTCGCAAGTCGTCGGCAAGCCGGTCGCGCTCCTGCTCTTGCAGAAAGGGGTCGGGGCCGACGCCACCGTGACCGTCTGCCACACCGGCACCAAGGACCCGGCCCGGTTCGCCCGCGAGGCCGACATCCTCATCGTCGCGATGGGTCAGCCGGAGCTGGTGAAGGCCGACTGGATCAAGCCGCACGCGGTCGTGATCGACGTCGGGATCCACCGGAAGGCCGACGGCAAACTCTGCGGCGACGTCGATTTCGCCGAGGCCGCCCAGGTCGCCGCCAAGATCACCCCGGTTCCGGGGGGCGTCGGGCCGATGACCGTCGCCATGCTGCTTCGGAACACGCTCCACGCCGCCGAACTCGCCGCCGAACGTCGAGGTTGA
- a CDS encoding sugar phosphate isomerase/epimerase family protein produces the protein MIRFGICNELFEGWELQDVCKLVREIGYDGLELAPFTLAPLITDLSSERRREIRRTIEDAGLATIGLHWLLAKTDGFYLTSPDPEVRRRTGEYFVALAEAARDLGGSLLVLGSPKQRDLLPGVSFDEAQGYAVEVFRRIMPAVGDLGIDLCLEPLAPTETNFLNTCAQAEALIAQVDHPHFKLHMDVKAQSGETDATVPDLIRRHARNAGHFHAQDVNLQGPGMGDVDFGPIFKALVESGYDRWVSVEVFDFSPGAEETARRSLECLKANLRAAQSSPA, from the coding sequence ATGATCCGATTCGGAATCTGCAACGAGCTGTTCGAAGGTTGGGAACTTCAGGACGTCTGCAAGCTCGTCCGCGAGATCGGCTACGACGGCCTGGAACTCGCCCCGTTCACCCTCGCCCCGCTCATCACCGACCTCTCGTCGGAGCGTCGACGCGAGATCCGTCGCACGATCGAGGACGCCGGCCTGGCGACGATCGGCCTGCACTGGCTGCTCGCGAAGACCGACGGATTCTACCTGACCTCGCCCGACCCCGAAGTCCGACGCCGGACGGGAGAGTACTTCGTGGCCCTGGCCGAAGCCGCCCGCGACCTCGGCGGCTCGCTCCTGGTCCTCGGCTCTCCCAAGCAGCGCGACCTGCTGCCGGGCGTCTCGTTCGACGAGGCCCAGGGCTACGCCGTGGAAGTCTTCCGACGGATCATGCCGGCGGTGGGCGACCTCGGGATCGACCTCTGCCTGGAACCCCTGGCCCCCACCGAGACCAACTTTCTGAACACCTGCGCCCAGGCCGAAGCCCTGATCGCCCAGGTCGACCACCCGCATTTCAAGCTGCACATGGACGTGAAGGCCCAGAGCGGCGAGACCGACGCCACCGTCCCCGACCTGATCCGCCGCCACGCTCGAAACGCCGGCCACTTCCACGCCCAGGACGTCAACCTGCAAGGCCCCGGAATGGGCGACGTCGACTTCGGCCCGATCTTCAAGGCCCTCGTCGAATCCGGTTACGACCGCTGGGTTTCCGTCGAAGTGTTCGACTTCTCCCCCGGAGCCGAGGAGACCGCCCGGCGGAGCCTCGAATGCCTGAAGGCGAACCTCCGGGCCGCCCAGTCCAGTCCCGCCTGA